Below is a genomic region from Silurus meridionalis isolate SWU-2019-XX chromosome 1, ASM1480568v1, whole genome shotgun sequence.
AACACAAAGAACTCCAGTAAGCACAGCGTTTGATACAATAATGCAGATAGAGCAtgaaattacttttaaaaatgatcaatggtgtgttgattatttatttaatcattaatattaatatttgtataaatgcTAGATGTATACGTGTtgtatattctattttaaattGTCATTTCTATTCTTATTTAATTGCACTTATATCAGAaattcaagttttatttttaaagctttaatgTTTATTCTACTTTATTGCTGCAATTTATAGTGTACAGTTGGgtgtgttaaaaatatattttttattcgaATACCtacatatgtttaatatttgtaacaataataaaactaatagtAATAGAGAATGTCCAAAGCTCTCCAAAGCTATGATgtgatatttaaaatgttaaacagtTTGCTTAAAATGTATGACTTTTCCATTGCAACATCTATGTTATACAGTCATTTTCTTATCTTTGTGGACCGTATCCATACTTCTTGAGCCGATTACGTATCAGAGACCCGAGCACAGTGTTACCTGTGCGGTAGAGATCAGTGGCTCCTCTAAAGAAACGGGGCAGTGCTGCCTCCAACATCATGATGAAGTCCTCCAGCTCCTCAGTCACTCCCACCAGCAGATACTCATTCACCAGGTTGTACTTGGCTTGCTCCAAAGCCCAGTGACTGCCTAcattcctaaacacacacacacatatacaaacacacactatcacCACTGTTGAGGTTCAGCTTCATGATGACATGAGGCTGCAATTTTACATTGTGGATTAATACCCACTATAGTTTCACATTGATATTTAACTCATATTGGAGACTCCTTTTATAGATGCCTTCTCACGCATCACATTAACCTGTCAACAATTTGACATTTGACTCAACAGcatgtgtttaatgtgtatattaaaTTATGCGTAGCATCCATCATGCATGTCCCTGTAAATTAAAAACTAGTATTAATAAACTAGTTACTTAAGGAGCCATATTAAAATGAGTGCATTCATACAATAAGAATGTATGATTTGCCTTACAGCCAACTCTACTGCCAGAGCTACAGAGAAAATTAATTAACATctgctgaccaatcacaatcaagatttaaaaagcaATGTGTGTGATGAAAAAGCAAAGAGATCAGCACCAatcaatgatttaaaaaaatttagtaTCACGTGAAATCCTGAGAATcacgagaaaaaaaacagaaacccaAGATATCTACTAATATGTATTAGTATCTGTCTTCCATCCGATCTTgtcttaatttaaaaataaaaaatccctaCCAGCACTCAGACGAATGTCCGCAGAAAAATGGAATCTGGAGCCAGAGTTTCTCTGGAGCACAGTCAGAGCCCCCTGATGCCACACACTCATCAAATGTCTGaaaagtgtacacacacacatgatcacACACgaatacattttctattttagtccttcttcatttttctttttgcccCATAATTGCTGAAAACATCCTGATCAAAAATAAAACTCTCAAAAATGtcttcgtcttttttttttttttagaatttctcagaagtagcaataaaaaaagaagagaaaaaaagtctCCAACCTTTTTGTCTCCCTGCTTTCTCCGCCTCAGGCCGGGCCTGTAGTCATCTCCAAAGCGCAGGAAGTAGTAGTAAGACACAAGGCGCTCAATAGGGTCACGAACTACATTAATGTAGATGGGCTTTGCCCTCACACTAAATCTGCAGCAAAAGTGAaggtgtacataaaaaaaaaggtccaatCTGACTGTATTgttaatttttaaaatgtgatCTTTTAATTTCCAAATTTTCCCAGACTTCCCTTGACTTTTATCTCATCAGCAACACAGTAGCCCGCACATTACTGCGATATCACCTTCAACCACTAGAGTGCAGCAACACCCCAGAAATTAAAGCTCCACCTCAACAGTCAGTTCTATAATCTACAACCTTTGAGCTAGCAAATCTTGTACCATTTTATGAGCtagcaaaaactaaaaaaatgagTAAATATTAGAATTCATTTGTCTGCAGTACTGAACTGCCTAATTCATgctacatatataaattattatctGTCCATAGCTGACCCCatgtccatctttttttttttaatatcatatttttttgttaaatcaaAGCCATACAGATGATATTCTAGCAAAGgcaatgtgtataaaaaaaaatcaatatttttttatgagtcAAGTGATGTAAGTCACAAATTGTTTGAATACCCACTTGGTAAAATCCAGGTATGCTACATGTCCATGGTAAAACCCTGGTTTCATCTCCTTCCAGGTCGTCACGTTCCTTACAAACCTcacctgcaaaacacacacacgcacacacaaataaacaccatTGTTTCAAATGAACTGTAATTTTAATCAATCACAAAAGTAAAATTATGTCTGAAATTACAGGCATAGGTAACGTGCAGGACTTTATATGAatccctttacacacacacacacacacacacacacacacacacacacacacactacatctgAGCTCCATCTCTGCCTGAACACAAAGTCTCAGCTCAGTGAGCAGCTCACGGAGTGTGGAGACAAAGTCGACTGGATATTACCTCAGCAAAGCCACCCGCTAATGACACCTTCCTTCTCTCCATCACAGCCACTTATTTTTCGTGTTAGAGACAGAGGTGACAggaatacaaacacacacacacacacaggctcaccacacaaacacacaggctcaccacacaaacaagcacacacacacaggacagacagacacatcAGACACCTAAACACGGGGCTAAACATGTACAAAATCTTTCAAGAAACTCGTAACATTATATACTATAGTTTTATATAAtagatgtttgtgtatatatgtatgggtgttcaagtcaaaccgggacttaattttacaggtataaaaaaGGATGCTAGCATGGCAGTACTACACGCAGTAGTAAGTGGCTAGTGTGTCCTATTACTTATAGGCGGCGCACATGTCGCAGGCCAGTCCAGAGACCGTTAATCAAGATAgcagacaacagtgttagtgCGTGCATCGAACAGCGTGTGGTGATGAAGTTTCATGTGAACAAAAGCGTAAAAGCAGCAGTTATCTACAGAAGACATCAAGCACAGCACGGTGACGctcagaaaaaaagtaaaacatttaaatggtgTAAACGTTTCAAAGATGGCCATATGTCCAACAGTGATGATTCCGGTTGTGGTGGTTCCCAGCCAACAGCAGTCATTCCTGTGAACATTCAGCATGTGCAACGCCTGACCTTAGCTAATCGACAAGTTCCTTGAGGATTATTTCAGCACTGGTGACAAAGTATTGCAGGCTATCCtggcatattattattattgctgtattataaataaaaataataaaccattATATAACACTGcaattatttatactattttataCTAGCGTATTGTATCTTGTCGTCTCCAACAAAATGAAGCGTGTGATTATCCTGTGTAATCCTGGTCAGTTCAAATCATTTAATCCAATAAATTCCAACCCTTACTTAAAAATATACAGGCTTATAGCCCTGCAAACTGTaccaaacattttaatataaaacaataaccCACGTACAATTTAAGACTGTAAGCCCatacaaaacaaccaaaatggGTTACATTTTTGATTATACTAATGTACTAACCAGGTCtcagcaaataataaataaaaaaggttaaatgTTGTGATATTCTACTAGCGAAATGAAGGTAATACAATTTAGTATGTTTGTGTtatattaaagaaata
It encodes:
- the hs2st1b gene encoding heparan sulfate 2-O-sulfotransferase 1 isoform X2, whose amino-acid sequence is MARLELREVEQKQNHAAVRESPALAEIDDLLIIYNRVPKTGSTSFTNIAYDLCAKNRYHVLHINTTKNNPVMSLQDQVRFVRNVTTWKEMKPGFYHGHVAYLDFTKFSVRAKPIYINVVRDPIERLVSYYYFLRFGDDYRPGLRRRKQGDKKTFDECVASGGSDCAPEKLWLQIPFFCGHSSECWNVGSHWALEQAKYNLVNEYLLVGVTEELEDFIMMLEAALPRFFRGATDLYRTGKKSHLRKTSEKKPPTKESISKLQQSDVWKMENEFYEFALEQFQFVRAHGVREKDGELFVLTQNFFYEKIYPKVN